In Candidatus Cohnella colombiensis, one DNA window encodes the following:
- the radC gene encoding DNA repair protein RadC has protein sequence MSPYPPTEIKRLISESLREKHDSYVIQELFQQFPTTTELLEASEQQLTMIKGIGIGKARQITALLQLAKALSLPSHDQVAIHCPKDVYDLLAPELRHSPKEHFTCLFLNTKNRVIFKEIISIGSLNSAIVHPREVFRAAIKRCSASLICAHNHPSGDSTPSPEDIHLTKRLVEAGEILGIEVLDHVIIGGNQYYSLKEHGHFH, from the coding sequence ATGAGCCCTTATCCACCAACTGAAATTAAACGACTTATCTCGGAATCCCTAAGAGAAAAGCACGATAGCTACGTGATTCAAGAACTGTTTCAACAATTCCCTACAACAACGGAGTTATTGGAAGCAAGCGAGCAGCAATTAACCATGATTAAGGGAATCGGGATAGGTAAGGCTCGCCAGATAACTGCCTTGCTTCAACTGGCTAAAGCCCTATCCCTTCCCTCTCATGATCAAGTTGCAATTCATTGTCCAAAAGACGTGTACGATCTGCTAGCACCTGAATTACGGCACTCTCCCAAAGAACATTTCACTTGCCTATTTCTGAACACAAAGAACCGCGTGATCTTTAAAGAAATCATTTCTATCGGCTCTCTGAACTCTGCAATCGTACATCCAAGAGAAGTATTTCGCGCTGCGATCAAGCGCTGTAGCGCATCCCTAATATGCGCTCACAATCACCCGAGCGGTGACTCAACGCCCTCCCCAGAAGACATACATTTGACTAAACGCCTTGTAGAAGCTGGAGAAATCCTAGGCATAGAAGTGCTCGATCATGTAATTATTGGCGGCAATCAATATTACAGCTTGAAAGAACATGGTCATTTTCACTAG
- a CDS encoding helix-turn-helix transcriptional regulator, giving the protein MDSAHTIGDKIRRMRLLKGMSQEQLALNSGMNVSYLGQIERGTKRKPEKFIKKEHR; this is encoded by the coding sequence ATGGATTCCGCACACACGATTGGAGATAAAATTCGTCGTATGCGTCTTCTTAAAGGAATGAGCCAAGAGCAATTAGCGCTTAATTCCGGCATGAACGTTTCATACTTAGGACAAATTGAGCGTGGCACAAAACGCAAACCCGAAAAGTTCATAAAAAAAGAGCACCGTTAG
- a CDS encoding YmaF family protein, translating to MDIPITGIIVHSEDDDSNHSHKLYITSWDGRPVHVHPFSGVTSYDVGHQHHYAGMTKPAPSGVQHVHNYYAVTSFNDGHTHIISGTTGPLIPLPNGGHYHHFEGHTTVNGSIPHTHMYQGSTGNEE from the coding sequence ATGGATATCCCTATTACTGGAATCATCGTTCACTCAGAAGATGATGATTCAAACCATTCACATAAATTATATATCACTTCGTGGGACGGTAGGCCAGTTCACGTTCATCCTTTTTCTGGAGTGACCTCTTATGATGTTGGACATCAACATCATTACGCTGGCATGACCAAACCAGCACCAAGTGGCGTCCAGCATGTTCATAACTATTACGCCGTAACTTCATTTAATGACGGTCATACTCATATAATTAGCGGGACAACAGGTCCATTGATTCCACTTCCAAACGGAGGACATTACCATCATTTCGAAGGTCATACCACTGTGAACGGTAGCATACCGCACACCCATATGTACCAAGGAAGTACCGGTAATGAGGAATGA
- a CDS encoding L,D-transpeptidase, producing MPYYHIIVDLSDRMLYLLDGNQVIRGFPVGIGKILTQTPEGTYTIINKAPNPGGPFGAFWMGLSRPHYGIHGTNDPSSIGHEVSHGCIRMYNDDVLQLASTVPIGTIVTIR from the coding sequence ATGCCATACTACCACATCATCGTTGATTTATCGGATCGAATGCTGTACTTGTTGGATGGAAATCAAGTAATTAGAGGATTCCCTGTTGGTATTGGGAAGATATTGACACAGACCCCAGAAGGAACGTATACGATCATCAATAAGGCTCCTAATCCTGGTGGTCCATTCGGAGCTTTCTGGATGGGTCTTTCTAGACCTCATTACGGTATTCATGGTACGAATGATCCTTCTTCAATCGGTCATGAAGTGTCCCACGGTTGTATTAGAATGTACAATGACGATGTTCTCCAACTGGCGAGTACTGTGCCCATTGGGACGATCGTTACGATTAGGTAG
- a CDS encoding sporulation protein YjcZ produces MSEVVGYGGMGAAAFVLVLFILLVIILRAGTGIY; encoded by the coding sequence ATGAGTGAAGTTGTTGGATACGGCGGTATGGGCGCAGCTGCATTTGTACTTGTGCTTTTCATTCTGTTAGTAATTATCCTGCGTGCTGGAACTGGGATCTACTAA
- a CDS encoding YycC family protein, translating to MRPLPISAETAVKLAEFMKVPLENLMHMPQHIMLQKLAEMAQAAGENKEDKHD from the coding sequence ATGAGGCCACTGCCGATCTCTGCAGAAACTGCGGTAAAGCTTGCCGAGTTCATGAAGGTACCGCTGGAGAACTTAATGCATATGCCACAGCATATTATGCTTCAGAAGCTTGCTGAAATGGCACAAGCAGCAGGTGAGAATAAAGAAGATAAACACGATTAA
- a CDS encoding extracellular solute-binding protein, producing MNTKRAGIRKWIFVTMSLTLLIPILAACNFNKAKDADTRHVLRVGVTYGSKTEDSYIRQQYTDMYEITHTNVDIEIVPAIDYNEMEYDEKTGMQKPIDVMAKVKAIMTGDNPVDVMIVDMGILSQMVNENLLKQLEPLMKEDGIESDSFVPTVIEGIKDQGDGYLYALASTFMPSALYYNKKLFEKANVDAPTNEMSWDDVFNLAKRMKSGEGADTVFGFSISQWGSGENFYEFQNFTQPLQLKMYDDKAETMTVNSPLWENYWTKYYDLYKSHIMPRQDDIQEMYNRQNEANSNNSTNIYNPYTGRMFLTGNVAMAIGDYSLVNEIQQMNSNSEKYKIDKLEFDVVSMPYFNENPGVGGTVYFNTLAGINANAQNPEDAWDFIKFMTGKEWAKLKSRSTYEMSALKDYVKVREGMDPFNIEAFTTVKPTMYSGNSLKEQEMFQQKPNLNLISQYGNKAFSDMMQGVKTPKEALAWWQTRGTDILQKIKTQPTGEIDGVSEELYGDGGMYGGGRPMPFDHFEATTESFEETTVDGESSSASASASTSDEEALKIASGEVGVE from the coding sequence ATGAACACAAAGAGAGCTGGAATTCGCAAGTGGATATTCGTCACAATGTCACTGACGCTGTTGATTCCTATACTAGCAGCATGTAATTTCAACAAAGCAAAGGATGCAGATACGCGGCATGTTCTTCGCGTAGGTGTGACGTATGGCAGTAAAACGGAAGACTCTTATATTCGTCAGCAGTATACGGATATGTACGAAATAACACATACGAATGTCGACATCGAGATTGTGCCTGCAATCGATTATAACGAAATGGAGTATGACGAGAAGACTGGAATGCAGAAGCCTATTGATGTGATGGCTAAAGTAAAAGCAATTATGACAGGCGATAACCCTGTCGATGTCATGATCGTTGATATGGGTATATTGAGCCAAATGGTCAACGAAAATTTATTGAAGCAGCTTGAACCTCTTATGAAGGAAGACGGAATTGAATCCGATTCGTTTGTTCCTACTGTAATCGAAGGTATCAAGGATCAAGGGGACGGGTACCTCTACGCTTTAGCTTCTACGTTCATGCCATCAGCGCTTTATTACAATAAAAAGCTGTTCGAAAAAGCAAATGTAGACGCACCTACGAACGAAATGAGTTGGGATGATGTATTTAATCTTGCAAAGCGGATGAAGTCTGGTGAAGGTGCAGATACCGTATTTGGATTTTCAATCAGCCAATGGGGTTCAGGAGAAAACTTCTATGAATTCCAAAACTTCACACAGCCATTGCAATTGAAGATGTACGATGATAAAGCAGAGACAATGACCGTTAACTCACCGTTATGGGAAAATTATTGGACCAAATATTACGATCTGTACAAGTCGCACATCATGCCACGTCAAGATGACATTCAAGAGATGTATAATAGACAAAATGAAGCTAACAGCAATAACAGCACTAATATCTATAATCCGTATACAGGACGGATGTTCTTGACAGGTAACGTTGCGATGGCGATTGGCGATTACAGTCTGGTGAATGAAATTCAACAGATGAACAGCAATTCAGAAAAGTATAAGATCGATAAGCTAGAGTTTGATGTCGTGTCGATGCCTTACTTCAATGAAAACCCAGGTGTAGGTGGCACTGTCTACTTTAACACCTTAGCTGGAATTAATGCGAATGCACAGAACCCTGAGGATGCTTGGGACTTCATTAAGTTCATGACAGGCAAAGAGTGGGCAAAGCTCAAGTCGCGTAGTACGTACGAAATGTCAGCTCTTAAGGATTATGTTAAGGTTCGCGAAGGAATGGACCCTTTCAATATCGAAGCATTTACAACAGTGAAGCCAACCATGTACAGTGGAAATAGCTTGAAGGAACAAGAGATGTTCCAGCAAAAACCGAACCTCAACTTAATTTCACAGTACGGAAATAAGGCATTTTCCGATATGATGCAGGGGGTCAAGACTCCTAAAGAAGCGTTAGCATGGTGGCAGACACGTGGGACAGACATTCTTCAGAAGATTAAGACTCAGCCTACAGGAGAAATTGATGGAGTCAGTGAAGAGCTCTATGGTGACGGTGGGATGTATGGTGGGGGTAGACCGATGCCATTCGATCACTTTGAGGCAACAACTGAATCCTTCGAGGAAACTACAGTGGACGGAGAAAGTTCGAGTGCTTCTGCAAGTGCTTCTACAAGTGATGAAGAAGCACTGAAAATAGCATCGGGAGAAGTCGGTGTGGAATAG
- a CDS encoding ABC transporter ATP-binding protein has protein sequence MITCEGLVKIYKADDLEVVALQGLNLSVKPGEMMAIIGNSGSGKSTLLNILGGLDRPSAGQVQVGPWNLLKVSDEDLVKYKRDTVGFIWQNNARNLLPFLTALENVEMPMMFSGKLDRAYAKQLLEWVGLKERMHNKLTQLSGGEQQRVAIAISLANRPQLLLADEPTGSVDTRTSDIIMDIFRRLNRELGLTIVIVTHDLTLAGKVDRVVAIRDGLTSTEFIKRNPNLDHSLPIGDGESLDDVHEAFVVVDRVGRMQIPKEYLHALSIGDKATMEFDGDKIVITAPKTLGEDESA, from the coding sequence ATGATCACGTGCGAAGGACTTGTAAAAATTTATAAAGCTGATGATCTAGAGGTAGTTGCACTTCAAGGGCTGAACCTGTCAGTTAAGCCGGGTGAAATGATGGCGATTATCGGGAACAGTGGTAGCGGGAAATCAACTCTTCTTAATATATTAGGAGGATTAGATCGACCATCAGCCGGGCAAGTACAGGTTGGTCCGTGGAATCTGCTTAAGGTCAGCGACGAGGACTTGGTGAAGTACAAACGGGATACAGTCGGCTTTATTTGGCAAAACAACGCACGCAATCTACTGCCGTTTCTCACAGCGCTGGAAAATGTGGAGATGCCGATGATGTTCTCCGGAAAGCTAGATCGTGCCTACGCGAAGCAACTGCTCGAGTGGGTCGGTTTAAAGGAACGGATGCACAACAAGCTCACACAGCTTTCAGGGGGCGAGCAGCAGCGGGTTGCCATTGCGATCTCATTAGCCAATCGTCCGCAACTACTGCTTGCCGATGAACCTACAGGCTCGGTTGATACGCGGACCTCTGACATCATTATGGATATTTTCCGTAGGTTGAATCGCGAGCTAGGTTTGACAATTGTTATCGTTACTCATGATCTAACATTAGCAGGCAAGGTCGACCGTGTCGTTGCGATTCGTGATGGACTAACGAGTACAGAGTTCATTAAACGAAATCCGAATTTAGATCATTCATTGCCGATTGGCGATGGTGAATCGCTTGATGATGTTCATGAAGCATTCGTTGTCGTAGATCGCGTTGGTCGCATGCAAATACCGAAAGAGTATTTGCATGCACTCTCAATTGGTGATAAAGCAACAATGGAGTTTGACGGGGACAAGATTGTAATTACCGCACCAAAAACATTAGGGGAGGATGAAAGTGCATGA
- a CDS encoding FtsX-like permease family protein, whose product MIALIRFLFRKMWNTRWLTLSTFAGLFIAVAFTTSIPMYADGALKRVVAQSLQDNSQGLPAGSMLIRYQSTSGKTNINDFNNVDTYIQEDVKQNIGFPLETFQRSLTLRSTNVYPEDPTKVDASRNRKMMIASLSNLKDYVEQGTGKWYGDAVTADGTVEALMLEEALYRNDLHVGDVLLYPVAGGRELRVQIVGSFKPNDENSDYWYQGFEGMMNSLIISDDAFVNGLVGKMSVPIQVASWYSVYDLREIKTSELSPLTNTLKRVDIEVYKRLNDTKLEISFTSMLDQFRRDSIQLQTLLFTLAAPMIAMVFYFITMNSQQALEKQRSDIAVLRSRGASTRQIFMLFLMEGSLLGIVALLTGPAFGWFMAKSIGSASGFLHFVDRKSIPVGFTTDSMLAGLAAVVVAIGAAIIPALVFTRTSIVDYKRKIARSDRKPFWQKWFIDVVLVGVAGYGWYLFNERQMVSFTTGATTDELNVQPFLFFVPAISIFAGGLVFLRLFPLLLKIFNAIWKKILPVPLYLTLTQLSRSSSSYYPLMILLILTLGLGVYNSSAARTIGLNSEERIMYKYGADVVVKTVWEGQAEYTPQKGNNNGGGGGNGGGNGGGGGNGGGGNNPTPSRINYNEPPFEIFRSLPGVEHAARVLQTKGSMTVSGKSAGQVTVMGIDNVDFARVAWFRDDLYPVSPFKYLEWMGKYAEGGFISSNVARKYDLKRGDTVKVVIQEQSMEFIILDVLPYWPSQYPDQSPFLIANLDYIYDQVPLIPYEVWLKMEPGALTAPIIPVLQNKGIELLPIEDMRSELIIQGKHPARGGVFGILSLGFMVTIVVTLTGYLLFWFFNLSRRVVQIGILRAMGLSRKQLTGMLLLEQVFTAGLSIGIGIGIGKLTSMLFLPFLQTTENSANQIPPFRVIFEAADTNRLYIVVGVMMSIGILLLVTHIRKLKVHQAVKLGEER is encoded by the coding sequence ATGATTGCGCTAATCCGGTTCCTCTTTCGCAAAATGTGGAACACACGCTGGCTAACCTTAAGTACTTTCGCTGGATTGTTCATCGCAGTTGCGTTCACGACAAGTATTCCGATGTACGCGGATGGAGCGCTGAAGCGTGTTGTTGCCCAATCACTGCAGGATAATAGTCAAGGTTTACCCGCTGGGTCGATGCTCATTCGCTATCAATCCACTAGTGGCAAAACAAATATTAATGACTTTAACAACGTAGATACTTACATACAAGAAGATGTAAAACAAAATATCGGATTCCCACTAGAGACATTTCAACGAAGCTTGACGCTACGTAGCACCAATGTTTACCCGGAAGATCCAACGAAAGTGGATGCGAGTCGAAATCGTAAGATGATGATAGCATCGCTCAGCAATTTGAAGGATTACGTGGAGCAAGGTACGGGTAAATGGTATGGAGATGCAGTAACAGCTGACGGTACGGTTGAAGCACTTATGCTTGAGGAAGCTTTATACCGTAATGACTTGCACGTTGGGGATGTACTGCTCTATCCCGTTGCTGGCGGACGAGAGCTTCGCGTTCAAATCGTCGGTTCGTTCAAGCCGAATGATGAGAATAGCGATTATTGGTACCAAGGCTTTGAAGGAATGATGAATAGCCTCATCATTTCAGATGATGCGTTTGTGAACGGGCTTGTTGGCAAAATGAGCGTACCTATTCAAGTTGCGAGCTGGTACTCGGTATATGACTTGAGAGAAATTAAGACGAGTGAGCTATCACCTCTTACAAATACGCTCAAACGTGTTGACATTGAAGTTTACAAGCGACTCAACGATACGAAGCTGGAAATATCGTTCACAAGCATGCTCGATCAATTTAGACGAGATAGCATACAGCTTCAAACGCTACTATTCACTTTGGCTGCACCGATGATTGCAATGGTATTCTATTTCATCACGATGAACTCGCAGCAGGCGTTGGAGAAACAACGTTCGGATATTGCTGTGCTTCGAAGCCGTGGAGCAAGTACAAGGCAAATCTTCATGCTGTTCTTAATGGAGGGCTCCTTGCTCGGCATTGTTGCACTGCTGACAGGTCCTGCTTTTGGTTGGTTTATGGCCAAGAGTATCGGTTCGGCTAGCGGATTTCTACATTTCGTAGATCGCAAATCGATTCCTGTCGGCTTCACTACAGACAGTATGCTAGCAGGGCTGGCAGCAGTAGTTGTAGCGATTGGTGCTGCGATTATTCCAGCTCTCGTATTTACACGAACTTCGATTGTGGATTACAAGCGCAAGATCGCTCGTTCGGACCGTAAGCCATTTTGGCAAAAATGGTTTATAGACGTCGTGTTAGTCGGAGTTGCAGGCTATGGCTGGTACTTGTTCAACGAACGGCAGATGGTGAGCTTTACGACTGGAGCGACAACAGATGAGCTGAATGTTCAGCCATTTTTGTTCTTCGTACCAGCGATAAGCATATTCGCAGGTGGGCTCGTATTTTTGAGATTGTTCCCACTATTGCTCAAGATCTTTAACGCAATATGGAAGAAGATATTGCCGGTACCTCTGTACCTTACGCTAACACAGCTATCGCGCTCATCAAGCTCCTATTACCCGCTCATGATTTTGCTCATTTTAACGTTGGGACTCGGGGTGTATAATTCCTCGGCTGCACGTACGATTGGGCTTAATTCTGAGGAACGCATCATGTATAAGTATGGTGCTGACGTCGTCGTGAAGACGGTGTGGGAAGGGCAAGCAGAGTACACTCCACAAAAAGGCAACAACAATGGTGGTGGTGGCGGTAATGGTGGAGGAAACGGTGGCGGTGGCGGTAATGGTGGTGGTGGCAATAATCCAACTCCATCTCGCATTAACTACAATGAACCTCCATTTGAGATATTCCGTTCATTGCCGGGTGTAGAGCATGCTGCAAGAGTGCTTCAAACAAAAGGAAGTATGACGGTATCAGGTAAGTCTGCAGGTCAAGTAACTGTAATGGGTATCGACAATGTTGATTTCGCTAGAGTTGCGTGGTTCCGAGATGACCTGTATCCTGTCAGTCCTTTTAAGTATTTGGAATGGATGGGGAAATACGCGGAGGGTGGATTTATCTCCTCGAATGTCGCTCGCAAGTACGATTTGAAGCGGGGAGATACCGTTAAAGTAGTCATCCAGGAGCAATCAATGGAGTTTATTATTCTTGATGTGCTCCCTTATTGGCCTAGTCAATATCCGGATCAATCGCCATTTTTGATCGCGAATTTAGATTATATTTACGATCAGGTGCCACTGATTCCATATGAAGTGTGGCTGAAGATGGAGCCTGGTGCTTTGACTGCGCCAATCATTCCGGTATTGCAGAATAAAGGGATTGAGTTGCTCCCTATTGAGGATATGCGTAGCGAATTGATCATTCAGGGTAAGCATCCCGCACGCGGAGGCGTATTCGGAATTTTGAGCCTTGGGTTCATGGTTACGATCGTCGTCACCTTAACTGGATATTTGTTATTCTGGTTTTTCAATCTATCACGTCGTGTCGTACAGATAGGGATATTAAGGGCAATGGGTTTATCTCGTAAGCAGCTCACAGGGATGCTCCTACTTGAGCAAGTGTTCACAGCCGGACTGTCCATCGGAATCGGGATTGGGATTGGTAAGTTGACGAGCATGCTGTTCTTACCGTTTCTGCAGACGACAGAAAATTCTGCAAATCAGATTCCACCATTCCGTGTCATCTTTGAAGCTGCAGATACGAATCGACTATATATTGTCGTTGGAGTAATGATGAGTATTGGTATCCTATTGCTCGTTACACACATTCGCAAGCTGAAGGTACATCAAGCTGTCAAGCTAGGGGAGGAGCGCTAA
- a CDS encoding efflux RND transporter periplasmic adaptor subunit yields the protein MSMKWLTEFSSPISTNNSKHSRRRSRVNKTVFATLALSVALSGCSLLPSEPVEEDLSAIELPKISEKPKYDVTTKTLETKVSGSGKMMSTNEKTLYFSMDKRLKKLYVRTGDQVVEGQIIAELDVDDKVKQLRNQELSFKKTEAAMKVTLRNRDEMDPAEFEQAMIDFEIAQQALVDLREEIDKAVLYAPYSGTIVSISTQEGAEVKAYASICVIADPTSLVVAATLSKEDLKKIALGMEVQVDINNAGKVTGTVLQLPQPTTTDQNGSGKTESLEQYLLVDVPKLPETATRGTPLSVSVVVNRKENVVVIPISALRTIGARTYVQVSEADGTKREVDVEVGQQTSTDIEIVQGLTPGQKVVGR from the coding sequence ATGTCTATGAAATGGTTGACGGAGTTTTCGTCTCCAATTAGTACTAATAATTCAAAGCATAGCCGACGTAGATCTCGGGTGAATAAGACTGTCTTTGCTACGTTGGCGTTATCTGTAGCACTTTCGGGCTGTAGCCTACTTCCATCTGAACCGGTAGAGGAAGATTTGTCCGCGATTGAATTACCGAAAATTTCGGAGAAGCCGAAGTACGATGTGACAACGAAGACGCTTGAAACAAAAGTATCAGGCTCCGGAAAGATGATGTCGACGAACGAAAAGACGCTCTATTTTTCAATGGATAAGAGATTGAAGAAATTATATGTGCGTACGGGTGATCAAGTTGTAGAAGGACAAATTATCGCCGAGCTTGATGTGGATGATAAAGTGAAGCAACTGCGTAATCAGGAGCTATCGTTCAAGAAGACAGAAGCTGCGATGAAGGTGACGCTTCGTAATCGAGATGAAATGGATCCTGCAGAATTCGAGCAAGCGATGATAGATTTCGAAATTGCACAGCAGGCGCTTGTTGATTTGAGAGAAGAAATAGATAAGGCGGTTTTATACGCACCGTATTCAGGAACGATCGTCTCGATATCTACACAAGAAGGGGCTGAGGTTAAAGCCTATGCTTCGATCTGTGTCATCGCAGACCCGACAAGTCTTGTCGTTGCAGCCACTTTATCCAAGGAAGATCTAAAAAAAATTGCGCTCGGTATGGAAGTTCAAGTAGACATTAACAATGCAGGCAAAGTGACAGGAACAGTGTTGCAACTGCCACAACCTACGACAACGGATCAGAACGGATCTGGAAAGACAGAGAGTCTTGAACAATATTTACTCGTTGATGTTCCTAAGCTTCCTGAAACTGCGACAAGAGGTACGCCACTTTCCGTATCGGTTGTTGTAAATCGTAAAGAGAATGTGGTCGTCATTCCGATTTCTGCACTACGCACCATTGGCGCGCGCACCTACGTACAGGTGTCAGAAGCGGATGGAACTAAACGTGAGGTCGATGTTGAGGTAGGACAGCAGACTTCAACGGATATCGAAATTGTGCAAGGCTTAACGCCAGGACAGAAAGTCGTAGGAAGGTAG
- a CDS encoding ABC transporter ATP-binding protein gives MTTDKPLLTVRNVERSFNVGSSKLKVLKGINLELYPKQLVMLRGRSGSGKTTLMNLMGGLDTPTEGEIFFKERPFHKWNDDKRTDIRRKDIGFIFQAYALLPLLSAYENVELSLRMANVPRSEWKARVTACLGLVGLAKRMHHRPFELSGGEQQRVAIAKAIAHRPSLILADEPTAELDSQMAAQVMQVFKEIVATEDVTICMTTHDPTIMEVADHVYEMVDGVFVSN, from the coding sequence GTGACGACCGACAAGCCATTGCTTACCGTTCGTAATGTGGAACGTTCCTTCAACGTCGGGAGTAGTAAGCTTAAGGTACTTAAGGGGATCAATCTAGAGCTTTATCCGAAGCAGCTTGTCATGCTTAGAGGACGATCGGGCTCGGGTAAGACGACACTCATGAATTTGATGGGGGGATTGGATACTCCGACTGAAGGTGAAATTTTTTTCAAAGAGCGACCATTTCATAAGTGGAACGATGATAAGCGGACTGACATTCGTCGTAAAGATATCGGCTTTATTTTCCAAGCTTATGCACTGCTACCGTTGCTGTCTGCTTATGAAAATGTGGAATTATCGCTTAGAATGGCCAATGTTCCTCGAAGTGAATGGAAAGCTAGAGTGACCGCTTGCTTAGGTCTAGTAGGGCTTGCCAAGCGAATGCACCATCGCCCGTTTGAGTTATCTGGTGGTGAGCAGCAGCGTGTCGCGATCGCAAAGGCGATTGCTCACAGACCAAGCTTAATTCTCGCAGATGAACCTACTGCAGAGCTTGACAGCCAGATGGCAGCACAGGTGATGCAAGTATTTAAAGAAATTGTTGCAACAGAGGATGTAACCATCTGTATGACAACACACGATCCAACAATAATGGAGGTAGCAGACCATGTCTATGAAATGGTTGACGGAGTTTTCGTCTCCAATTAG
- a CDS encoding glutamine--tRNA ligase/YqeY domain fusion protein: protein MEAKTASSHFIKNIVIEDLAAGKVKEIVTRFPPEPNGYLHIGHAKSICLNFELADEFNGRTNLRFDDTNPVKEDTEYVESIKQDVKWLGFDWDGLFFASDYFGQMYERALLLIRKGLAYVDDQNGDQIRETRGTLTAPGQDSPYRNRTIEDNLDLFQRMKAGEFADGQKVLRAKIDMASPNVNLRDPIIYRVVHAHHHNTGDEWCIYPMYAFAHPIEDAIEGVTHSICTLEFEDQRPFYDWVVRECEMPWVPHQYEFARLNITNTVMSKRKLKQLVDEKVVDGWDDPRMPTISGLRRKGYTPESIRAFCREIGVAKSYGIVDERMLEHFIREDLKLKALRTMAVLRPLKVVITNYPEGQTEWLEAENNSENEEMGNRQIPFSREIYIEQDDFMENPPAKYFRLFPGNEVRLKHAYFIKCEEVIKDADGNVIELRCTYDVETKSGSGFTGRKVKGTLHWVDAAHAIAAQFRQYEPLISDEAEDDGQSFLDHINPNSLEVLHGFVEPQMKEAAGGDKFQFFRHGYFNVDPKDTTSDRPVFNRIVSLKSSFTI from the coding sequence TTGGAAGCGAAGACGGCATCATCACATTTTATTAAAAACATCGTTATCGAAGATTTAGCAGCAGGGAAAGTGAAAGAAATCGTCACGAGATTCCCTCCTGAGCCTAATGGCTACTTGCACATTGGACATGCCAAGTCCATTTGCCTTAACTTCGAGCTTGCTGATGAGTTTAATGGAAGAACCAATTTAAGATTCGACGACACCAATCCGGTCAAGGAAGATACGGAATATGTCGAATCGATCAAGCAAGATGTGAAATGGCTTGGCTTCGATTGGGACGGATTGTTTTTTGCATCCGATTACTTCGGCCAAATGTATGAGCGTGCACTTCTACTCATCCGAAAAGGACTTGCATATGTGGATGACCAGAATGGGGATCAAATCCGTGAAACACGCGGTACGTTGACTGCACCGGGGCAAGACAGTCCTTATCGCAACCGGACAATCGAAGATAATCTTGATCTCTTCCAACGGATGAAAGCAGGAGAGTTCGCCGATGGACAAAAAGTGCTTCGCGCCAAGATCGATATGGCCTCACCTAACGTGAACCTGCGCGATCCTATCATCTATCGTGTTGTACACGCGCATCATCACAATACTGGAGACGAATGGTGCATCTATCCGATGTATGCTTTCGCTCATCCGATTGAAGATGCGATTGAAGGCGTCACTCATTCCATATGTACGCTTGAGTTCGAGGACCAACGTCCATTCTATGATTGGGTTGTCCGTGAATGTGAAATGCCATGGGTGCCTCATCAATATGAATTCGCAAGGCTTAATATTACGAACACGGTCATGAGCAAAAGAAAGCTAAAGCAACTCGTCGACGAAAAAGTTGTAGACGGCTGGGACGATCCTCGAATGCCTACCATTTCAGGATTACGTCGTAAAGGGTATACACCTGAATCGATTCGTGCATTTTGCCGTGAAATCGGTGTTGCTAAGAGCTACGGTATCGTAGATGAACGGATGCTTGAGCATTTCATTCGGGAAGATCTCAAGCTCAAGGCGTTGCGTACGATGGCTGTTTTGAGACCGCTGAAAGTCGTCATCACGAATTATCCTGAAGGACAAACCGAATGGCTCGAAGCGGAAAACAATTCCGAGAATGAAGAGATGGGCAATCGTCAGATTCCTTTCTCCCGTGAGATCTATATCGAGCAAGATGATTTCATGGAAAATCCTCCTGCCAAATATTTCCGTTTGTTCCCTGGTAATGAAGTGCGATTGAAGCATGCATACTTTATTAAGTGCGAAGAAGTCATTAAGGATGCAGACGGCAACGTTATTGAATTGCGCTGTACGTACGACGTCGAAACGAAGAGCGGCTCAGGCTTTACTGGACGTAAAGTTAAAGGGACTTTGCACTGGGTCGATGCAGCACATGCGATAGCTGCACAATTCCGTCAATATGAACCGCTTATCTCAGATGAGGCAGAAGATGATGGACAATCATTCCTCGACCACATAAATCCAAACTCGCTTGAAGTACTGCATGGCTTCGTTGAACCGCAGATGAAAGAAGCGGCAGGCGGCGATAAGTTTCAATTTTTCCGTCATGGCTACTTCAATGTAGATCCGAAAGATACGACGAGTGATCGTCCGGTATTCAACCGCATCGTATCTTTGAAAAGCTCATTCACAATTTAG